In Sporosarcina psychrophila, a genomic segment contains:
- a CDS encoding ATP-binding protein — protein sequence MKIEKLNIYGFGKHENVTVDFGQGISVVYGLNEAGKTTIQQFILHILFGFPPKNNAHLRYEPKSGGKYGGQVHLIDETYGKCIVERIRGKSAGDVTVYFEDGTKGGEEQLNSLLRQYDRASFESIFSFSLLQLQGFEKMDEDELSRTLLASGTTGVDSLLQLGNRMEKELGDLFKKSGRIPEMNVKIMELRELEIELKEEQEKVGEYAPSIERIREIDDLLTELRGQEAELMQESQKLALVRQLLPLHQKKQALDARLSQLSEIKFPTDGIRRYEMLAGKLTEAEVTKRRLEEELAELMTRMPEQHEFERIAELEILLAKETEWHRWQTAVTFEEENVSQLTSSKRRLLDRLGVKGLEAENTILEADVSIQKEEQMHKIIQELTEGDQQIGFVNRQLIQVENELGDTETEIGGIERTAPAVEELERVLQWPKIRQQLAEAKAYISLSRRPVEQKSLMIPALLVVLAVAFIVFGFIQKEWFIIIAGVIVIGLGILIYSKKQHQTPDSAKLKQMEKIIAAYDGNEHQMEELTDRIGMYKRKKEDLQEAFMVLERKFQSLTSELENTYSNRRKIELELVDFLGLYGFDEIPSTGIIPELFRMIREVQEVTRELNDALLRRQTIQQQIAVRLAEAEKIVRKFAPQETVYEMLRREFIHLNEQAETIRSLTVALERKESALKETSSLVNSLLEKVQALLAEAAVETEEAFYAAYNSHQEAFRLKGQLEDVNAQLASYGPLELPDGVVDEELRKKVNDISGTLSSISERLNVLINDKAALVNKTERLLTDENYGRKLQHFEMKKSELAELVKKWSERKAITEAIRRTMSELKEKKLPEVLEAAEKLFCELTGGNYESLRVTETGHFEVVAKNGMRYPIVELSQATKEQAYISLRLALAASIMNTAPFPLMLDDPFVHFDEERLSRMIELLDNLQNKHQFIYFTCHEAMKDKWQGATILNVSDIGSEQGAMVL from the coding sequence ATGAAAATTGAAAAACTAAACATTTATGGATTTGGAAAACATGAAAATGTCACGGTGGATTTTGGACAAGGGATCTCTGTAGTTTATGGATTGAATGAAGCTGGGAAAACGACTATTCAGCAGTTCATTCTGCATATCTTATTTGGATTTCCACCAAAAAATAATGCGCATTTACGCTACGAACCGAAATCGGGCGGCAAGTACGGTGGGCAAGTTCATCTTATAGATGAAACATATGGGAAATGCATCGTTGAACGGATCCGTGGAAAATCTGCTGGTGATGTTACTGTCTATTTCGAAGATGGAACGAAGGGCGGAGAAGAGCAATTGAACTCGCTACTTCGCCAGTATGACCGTGCTTCATTCGAATCCATTTTTTCATTCTCTTTGTTACAGTTGCAGGGATTTGAAAAAATGGATGAAGACGAATTAAGCAGGACACTTCTTGCTTCGGGGACTACTGGTGTTGACTCTTTGTTACAGCTTGGAAATCGAATGGAAAAAGAACTGGGGGATTTGTTCAAAAAGTCGGGAAGAATTCCGGAGATGAACGTCAAGATCATGGAACTTCGGGAATTGGAAATAGAGTTGAAAGAAGAGCAGGAAAAAGTGGGAGAATATGCACCCTCGATTGAACGAATACGGGAAATCGATGACTTGCTTACAGAGTTGCGAGGACAGGAAGCGGAACTTATGCAAGAATCACAGAAGCTCGCTCTCGTGCGACAGCTACTCCCCCTTCATCAAAAGAAACAAGCATTGGATGCAAGACTATCGCAATTAAGTGAAATAAAATTTCCCACAGATGGTATCAGGCGCTATGAAATGCTTGCGGGGAAGTTAACGGAAGCCGAAGTTACTAAACGACGATTGGAAGAAGAATTAGCAGAGCTAATGACACGAATGCCTGAACAGCACGAATTTGAGCGCATTGCTGAACTTGAAATTTTACTGGCGAAAGAAACAGAGTGGCATAGATGGCAAACAGCGGTTACTTTTGAAGAAGAAAACGTGAGTCAGCTAACTAGTTCAAAGAGACGTCTGCTTGATAGACTTGGTGTCAAAGGGCTTGAAGCGGAAAATACTATTTTGGAGGCAGATGTTTCAATCCAAAAGGAAGAACAGATGCACAAAATTATTCAAGAACTTACTGAAGGCGATCAGCAAATTGGCTTTGTGAATCGCCAACTCATCCAAGTGGAAAATGAGTTAGGTGATACGGAAACTGAAATTGGTGGAATTGAACGCACTGCACCTGCCGTAGAGGAATTAGAACGTGTACTGCAGTGGCCGAAAATTCGTCAGCAACTTGCTGAAGCGAAAGCCTATATTTCACTAAGCAGAAGACCGGTTGAACAGAAATCACTGATGATACCTGCACTTCTTGTCGTACTTGCTGTCGCGTTCATCGTTTTCGGTTTCATCCAAAAAGAATGGTTCATAATTATAGCTGGTGTTATTGTTATAGGATTAGGTATTCTAATTTATTCGAAAAAACAGCATCAAACGCCCGATTCAGCAAAACTGAAGCAGATGGAAAAAATCATTGCCGCATATGATGGAAATGAGCATCAAATGGAAGAACTTACAGACCGAATTGGCATGTACAAGCGCAAGAAAGAAGATTTACAAGAAGCGTTTATGGTACTTGAAAGGAAATTTCAATCGTTGACATCCGAGCTTGAAAATACCTATAGCAATAGACGGAAAATCGAATTAGAACTGGTCGATTTTTTAGGACTTTATGGTTTCGATGAAATACCTTCAACCGGGATTATCCCGGAATTATTCCGTATGATTCGAGAAGTTCAGGAAGTTACTAGAGAGTTGAATGATGCCTTGTTACGGCGACAAACGATTCAACAACAGATTGCTGTGAGGTTAGCAGAAGCTGAAAAAATAGTGCGGAAATTTGCACCACAAGAAACAGTTTATGAGATGCTGAGAAGGGAATTCATTCACCTTAATGAACAGGCAGAAACAATCAGGTCATTGACAGTTGCTTTAGAACGCAAAGAATCAGCGCTGAAAGAGACATCCAGCCTTGTAAACTCGTTGCTGGAAAAAGTGCAGGCTCTGCTTGCTGAAGCAGCAGTAGAAACGGAAGAGGCCTTTTACGCCGCATACAATAGCCACCAGGAAGCGTTTCGTTTAAAGGGGCAACTTGAGGATGTCAATGCTCAATTAGCATCATATGGCCCTCTTGAATTGCCTGATGGCGTTGTGGATGAAGAGTTGCGAAAAAAAGTGAATGATATTAGCGGAACACTATCATCGATTAGCGAGAGGCTAAATGTCTTAATCAATGACAAGGCCGCACTTGTTAACAAAACGGAACGACTACTGACAGATGAAAATTACGGTCGTAAACTGCAACACTTCGAAATGAAAAAATCGGAGCTCGCAGAACTCGTAAAAAAATGGTCTGAGCGCAAAGCGATTACTGAAGCAATCAGAAGAACAATGTCGGAGTTGAAAGAAAAGAAATTGCCAGAAGTACTTGAAGCGGCAGAAAAATTGTTTTGTGAACTGACGGGTGGAAATTATGAATCACTTCGTGTAACGGAGACGGGTCATTTCGAAGTAGTAGCGAAAAATGGAATGCGTTATCCCATTGTAGAGCTGAGCCAGGCTACAAAAGAGCAAGCCTATATTTCGCTTAGATTGGCGCTTGCGGCATCTATAATGAATACGGCACCTTTTCCACTAATGTTGGACGATCCATTCGTTCACTTTGACGAAGAGCGACTTTCGCGTATGATTGAACTACTAGACAATCTACAAAACAAGCATCAGTTCATTTATTTTACATGCCACGAAGCGATGAAGGATAAATGGCAGGGGGCAACAATACTAAACGTTTCCGATATCGGAAGCGAACAGGGAGCGATGGTCTTATGA
- the yhaM gene encoding 3'-5' exoribonuclease YhaM, with translation MKKIAEYNAGEPFDLFLLIKQSTKGVTTQGKPFMTLILQDKSGDIEAKLWDTTDEHAKTYAAASIVKVGGEVHEYRGKNQLRIKSIRPVKEDEGVAIADLVPSSATSKEVLYEELMQYFFEMQNPQIQRITRHLLKKHQTAFMTYPAATRNHHDYVSGLIDHVVSMLKLGKSLADLYPSLNKDLLYAGIILHDVGKVIELSGPIATQYTIEGNLLGHITIMVNEISKAADELEITGEEVMLLQHMVLSHHGKEEWGSPKRPMLKEAEILHYIDNIDAKMNMLDRALGKTAPGEFTERIFPLDNRSFYKPSID, from the coding sequence ATGAAGAAAATTGCAGAATATAATGCAGGCGAGCCGTTTGATCTTTTCTTGCTAATTAAGCAATCAACAAAAGGAGTTACCACACAAGGTAAACCGTTTATGACGCTTATTTTGCAGGATAAAAGTGGGGATATTGAAGCGAAGTTATGGGATACAACAGATGAACACGCGAAAACATATGCCGCAGCATCGATTGTCAAAGTTGGCGGGGAAGTACATGAATACCGTGGGAAAAATCAGTTGCGCATTAAAAGTATACGTCCCGTAAAAGAGGATGAAGGGGTGGCGATTGCCGACCTAGTTCCGTCATCGGCAACAAGTAAAGAAGTGCTATACGAAGAGCTGATGCAGTATTTCTTTGAAATGCAAAATCCACAAATCCAACGAATTACGCGTCATTTATTGAAAAAGCATCAGACAGCTTTCATGACGTACCCTGCTGCGACAAGAAATCACCATGATTATGTATCGGGTCTTATTGATCATGTTGTTTCCATGCTGAAACTTGGAAAATCGTTAGCGGATCTGTATCCATCACTCAATAAGGATTTATTGTACGCGGGAATTATCTTGCATGATGTTGGGAAAGTAATTGAACTTTCAGGTCCAATTGCAACTCAATACACGATTGAGGGGAATCTGCTAGGTCATATTACGATTATGGTCAATGAAATTTCAAAAGCGGCTGACGAACTTGAAATTACAGGTGAAGAAGTTATGCTGTTGCAACATATGGTTTTATCTCACCACGGTAAGGAAGAATGGGGAAGCCCGAAACGTCCAATGCTGAAAGAAGCGGAAATTCTTCATTACATCGATAACATTGATGCGAAGATGAATATGTTGGATCGTGCACTTGGCAAGACGGCTCCTGGTGAGTTCACTGAAAGAATTTTCCCGCTGGATAACAGGTCATTTTATAAACCATCAATTGACTAA
- a CDS encoding peptidylprolyl isomerase, whose product MKKTILALTMAASVLALSACSDKNAGDEVLVKSKAGNVTQSELYNEMKDAQGEQTLQLLVLEKVLDAKYKISDKQVDTAINEMKEQLGEGFDAYIAQQGHTEKSLKKILRINMLQEAALTDGVEVTDKEIEERVKMMATELNAKHVLVADEETALKVKKELEGGADFAEVAKKNSTEPAAKESGGDLGWFGYGKMVKEFWDAAYALEVNTISEPVQSEHGFHIIKVTEKRDIEAKEMTKEEKEKLTKEIQLEKADPSTIIPKVSKLMKDADVKVEDKDLKSALDVFLEEPKVEKEAETEKETK is encoded by the coding sequence ATGAAAAAAACTATTTTAGCACTTACAATGGCCGCATCTGTACTTGCACTTTCAGCGTGCAGCGACAAGAATGCCGGTGATGAAGTTCTTGTCAAATCAAAAGCCGGAAATGTAACACAAAGTGAACTTTATAACGAAATGAAGGATGCTCAAGGTGAACAAACATTACAACTACTCGTCCTTGAAAAAGTATTAGATGCAAAATATAAAATCTCTGATAAGCAAGTTGATACAGCAATCAATGAAATGAAAGAACAATTAGGTGAAGGTTTCGATGCTTATATCGCTCAACAAGGTCACACTGAGAAGAGCTTGAAAAAAATCCTTCGTATCAACATGTTACAAGAAGCGGCTCTTACTGATGGCGTTGAAGTAACAGATAAGGAAATCGAAGAGCGCGTTAAAATGATGGCTACAGAATTGAATGCCAAACACGTCCTAGTTGCGGATGAAGAGACTGCACTTAAAGTCAAAAAGGAACTTGAAGGCGGAGCTGATTTTGCTGAAGTAGCGAAAAAGAATTCGACTGAACCGGCTGCAAAAGAATCCGGTGGGGATCTTGGGTGGTTTGGCTACGGTAAAATGGTCAAAGAATTCTGGGATGCTGCATATGCACTTGAAGTGAACACAATCAGTGAGCCGGTCCAATCGGAACACGGGTTCCACATTATTAAAGTTACAGAAAAACGTGACATCGAAGCTAAGGAAATGACTAAAGAAGAGAAAGAAAAACTCACTAAAGAAATACAACTTGAGAAAGCAGATCCAAGTACAATTATCCCGAAAGTATCTAAGCTAATGAAAGATGCTGATGTAAAAGTTGAAGATAAAGATTTGAAATCAGCACTTGATGTATTCTTGGAAGAACCTAAAGTAGAAAAAGAAGCAGAAACAGAAAAAGAAACTAAGTAA
- a CDS encoding YjcZ family sporulation protein: protein MSGYDQGSHGTSGFALIVVLFILLIIVGAAFLN, encoded by the coding sequence ATGAGCGGATATGACCAAGGTTCCCATGGTACTTCGGGATTTGCGTTGATTGTTGTTTTGTTCATTTTATTAATCATTGTCGGTGCAGCCTTCCTGAATTAA
- a CDS encoding HTH-type transcriptional regulator Hpr — MSEQKYSPKEAMIFSQRVAQMSKALWKAVEKDWQQWIKPYDLNINEHHILWISYHLQGATISDIAKFGVMHVSTAFNFSKKLEERNYLRFYKKDDDRRNTYVEVTEEGEKLILEMNMNYYDSKHDILEGSLPIKDLYGKFPEFLEVMSVVRNIYGEDFMEIFERGFEKIKESYDDSTGEMMAINHTKSNEELKNPVFSAEEN; from the coding sequence ATGTCAGAGCAAAAGTACTCTCCGAAAGAAGCAATGATTTTCAGTCAAAGGGTTGCACAGATGTCAAAAGCACTTTGGAAAGCAGTAGAAAAAGATTGGCAGCAGTGGATAAAACCTTATGACTTGAATATTAATGAGCATCATATTTTATGGATTTCTTACCATCTTCAAGGCGCAACCATTTCTGACATCGCAAAATTTGGAGTCATGCATGTTTCGACAGCTTTCAACTTTTCGAAGAAGCTAGAAGAACGTAATTATTTACGGTTTTATAAAAAAGATGATGACAGAAGAAATACATATGTTGAAGTTACAGAAGAAGGGGAAAAACTGATACTCGAGATGAACATGAACTACTATGATTCTAAACATGATATTTTAGAGGGATCACTCCCTATTAAAGACCTTTACGGAAAGTTCCCAGAATTCCTCGAAGTAATGTCCGTTGTCCGAAATATTTATGGGGAAGATTTTATGGAAATATTTGAGCGCGGCTTTGAGAAAATCAAAGAATCATATGATGACTCCACCGGTGAAATGATGGCTATTAATCATACGAAAAGTAACGAAGAACTTAAAAACCCAGTATTTAGCGCAGAGGAAAATTAA
- a CDS encoding YtxH domain-containing protein gives MKASTFFIGLAAGSVAAAVTVLYSTPQSGSQLRTSVRDASSDMKFLFKDVKVKVDDLKESISHLTKEAKETVPTAIDGIKGSVDQWQQSTESNRERMEKEIAAIQTAIEELEQNFAKQQK, from the coding sequence ATGAAAGCATCTACATTTTTCATCGGACTCGCAGCAGGTTCAGTTGCAGCTGCTGTTACGGTATTGTATTCGACTCCCCAATCGGGAAGTCAACTTCGGACATCCGTCAGGGATGCTTCAAGCGACATGAAATTTTTGTTCAAAGATGTAAAAGTAAAAGTCGATGATTTAAAAGAGTCCATTTCCCACCTTACGAAAGAAGCAAAAGAAACAGTTCCAACAGCAATTGATGGAATTAAAGGTTCAGTAGATCAGTGGCAACAATCAACGGAATCTAATCGGGAACGCATGGAAAAAGAAATTGCAGCAATCCAAACCGCTATTGAAGAGCTTGAGCAGAACTTCGCAAAACAGCAAAAGTAA
- a CDS encoding tryptophan transporter yields the protein MKTKSLVLMSLLTAVGAALYLIIPPIAGGMKPDFMLTMMFISIFLFPEVRNVLLLAGTTGIISGIFSNFPGGFIPNVIDKFITAFVIYAIIISLKKVTGNLIASTVVAGIGTVLSGSIFLSIAIFILGVDLPFGGLFLGVVLPAVAMNGIAFFLIYPIVKGLVKRSSFKTAFSN from the coding sequence ATGAAAACGAAAAGTCTTGTGTTAATGTCTTTATTGACTGCTGTAGGTGCTGCACTTTACCTGATTATTCCCCCGATTGCTGGAGGAATGAAGCCGGATTTCATGCTGACAATGATGTTTATCAGCATATTCCTGTTCCCTGAAGTACGCAATGTTTTGTTACTTGCTGGAACAACAGGTATTATATCAGGTATTTTTTCAAATTTCCCTGGCGGATTCATCCCCAATGTAATTGATAAGTTCATTACCGCATTCGTAATCTACGCTATTATTATCTCACTAAAAAAAGTTACAGGTAACTTGATTGCTTCCACTGTTGTCGCAGGTATTGGAACTGTATTGTCAGGAAGCATCTTCCTTTCAATCGCCATTTTCATTCTTGGAGTAGATTTACCGTTCGGTGGTTTGTTCTTGGGGGTTGTACTTCCAGCTGTTGCGATGAACGGAATTGCATTTTTCTTGATATACCCGATTGTTAAGGGCTTGGTCAAACGCTCCTCGTTTAAAACTGCATTTTCCAATTGA
- a CDS encoding HIT family protein, translating to MTECIFCKIIEGTIPSVKVYEDEHVLAFMDIVPVTKGHVLLIPKTHRENIYDLTAEEAAQLFSVVPKIANAIKDEFKPAGMNLLQNNGAYAGQAVFHSHLHLIPRYDETDGFQLTFETKESETSMERIQEVAAGIRMKLQK from the coding sequence ATGACTGAATGTATTTTTTGTAAAATCATTGAAGGTACGATCCCTAGCGTTAAAGTTTATGAAGATGAGCACGTTCTTGCCTTCATGGATATTGTACCTGTAACGAAAGGGCATGTCCTTCTCATCCCGAAAACACATCGTGAAAATATCTATGATTTAACTGCTGAAGAAGCGGCACAACTATTTTCCGTCGTACCCAAAATCGCCAATGCCATAAAAGATGAATTCAAACCAGCTGGAATGAATTTACTACAAAACAATGGCGCATATGCGGGACAAGCCGTTTTTCATTCACACCTACACCTCATCCCTCGCTATGATGAAACTGACGGCTTCCAACTTACGTTTGAAACGAAGGAATCTGAAACAAGTATGGAACGAATTCAGGAAGTTGCAGCTGGAATTCGAATGAAATTACAAAAATAA
- a CDS encoding ABC transporter ATP-binding protein gives MEILELQDVTGGYTRKPVLYDLSFNIGQGELVGLIGLNGAGKSTTIKHIIGLMNPHKGEIRVNGVTFSEDPEKYRKAFTYIPETPILYEELTLREHLELTAMAYDLDKEVFEARSDELLREFRMEKRLNWFPAHFSKGMRQKVMIMCAFLVNPSLYIIDEPFVGLDPIGIKSLLEQMTQRTENGASILMSTHVLATAEKYCDRIILLHEGRVRAEGTMDDLRNAFGRPGASLDDLYIAMTEETDNEQFA, from the coding sequence ATGGAAATTCTTGAATTACAAGACGTAACAGGCGGTTATACACGTAAACCTGTTCTGTATGATTTGTCATTTAACATCGGACAAGGTGAGTTAGTAGGTTTGATTGGACTAAATGGGGCGGGAAAAAGTACAACCATTAAACATATTATTGGATTAATGAATCCTCATAAAGGTGAAATTCGTGTCAACGGGGTGACATTCAGTGAGGATCCCGAAAAGTATAGAAAAGCGTTCACTTATATACCGGAAACGCCGATACTCTATGAAGAATTGACGCTTAGGGAACATCTTGAACTGACAGCAATGGCATACGACCTTGATAAAGAAGTGTTTGAAGCACGGTCTGATGAGTTACTCCGGGAATTCCGAATGGAGAAACGTCTAAACTGGTTCCCAGCGCATTTTTCAAAAGGGATGCGTCAAAAAGTAATGATCATGTGTGCTTTCCTCGTTAATCCATCTTTATATATTATTGATGAACCATTTGTGGGTCTCGATCCAATCGGCATCAAATCACTTTTAGAGCAGATGACGCAGAGAACAGAAAATGGGGCTTCCATTCTCATGTCAACGCATGTATTGGCAACTGCGGAAAAATATTGCGACAGGATCATCTTGCTGCACGAAGGACGGGTGCGAGCAGAAGGAACGATGGATGACTTGAGAAATGCATTCGGACGTCCTGGCGCGTCACTGGACGACTTGTATATCGCGATGACAGAGGAAACCGACAATGAACAATTTGCGTGA
- a CDS encoding ABC transporter permease, with protein sequence MNNLREIWGSRFVHYITELQKYLKYVFTGHLAIVLVFTIGAGGFTYSEWLKEVPAEFPAALLTALILGLALTFSPPVTLLKPADTVYFLPLEQKLITYMKRALSWSFYSQLPLPFILYIVALPLLSATGTGSKMEYIVIAVLILVIKRVFIESEYNFRHVLDGKGIWLDRAVRFLLAGTIIYAGLEGSLIILLIIGVLIVLYNFYWRKKRMLKPFPYDHFISLEQNRMMRFYRFANYFTDVPHLKGSISRRAWLGFAMGSPNFGKPVAQPYLIRRTFIRTDDIFWLWVRLTALSALGAIFIPFPIVVFIFAGALAFASAVQLIHALRAGDDFRMDMLFPEKEDTRPDAIKRIVRTVQWIQAAVVTCAALYLYGVSVTPLLVGAVILIISEATIRLTVEKKEYD encoded by the coding sequence ATGAACAATTTGCGTGAAATATGGGGATCTCGGTTCGTCCATTATATAACCGAGCTCCAAAAGTATTTGAAGTATGTATTTACAGGCCATTTGGCAATTGTCCTTGTCTTCACAATTGGGGCGGGGGGCTTTACGTATAGCGAATGGTTGAAGGAAGTGCCAGCGGAATTCCCTGCAGCGTTGCTTACGGCTCTCATACTTGGATTAGCGCTCACCTTTTCGCCGCCAGTGACGCTATTGAAACCTGCTGACACGGTTTATTTCCTACCACTGGAACAAAAGCTTATTACGTATATGAAACGGGCTTTGAGTTGGAGCTTCTATTCCCAATTGCCATTACCATTTATTTTATATATTGTGGCGTTGCCGTTACTTTCAGCTACAGGGACCGGTTCAAAGATGGAATACATCGTTATCGCAGTTTTGATACTAGTTATTAAGCGAGTATTCATTGAGTCGGAATATAATTTCAGACATGTTTTGGATGGAAAAGGGATCTGGCTAGATAGGGCCGTCCGGTTTTTATTGGCGGGAACCATAATTTATGCAGGTCTTGAAGGAAGTCTAATTATACTTCTGATTATTGGTGTACTCATTGTACTGTACAACTTCTATTGGCGAAAAAAGAGAATGCTAAAACCATTCCCTTACGATCATTTCATATCACTCGAACAGAATCGGATGATGCGTTTTTACCGTTTTGCCAATTACTTCACAGACGTCCCGCATTTGAAAGGATCCATTAGTAGAAGAGCATGGCTCGGTTTTGCGATGGGATCCCCGAATTTCGGTAAGCCTGTAGCACAACCGTATTTAATCAGACGTACATTTATACGCACGGATGATATTTTTTGGCTCTGGGTAAGGCTCACTGCTTTATCGGCGCTTGGAGCGATTTTCATCCCGTTTCCGATTGTTGTATTTATTTTCGCAGGAGCGCTTGCATTTGCCTCTGCCGTACAACTTATCCACGCATTGCGGGCAGGGGACGATTTTCGGATGGATATGCTATTTCCTGAAAAGGAAGACACCCGTCCAGATGCAATTAAAAGAATCGTTCGTACAGTCCAATGGATTCAGGCGGCAGTAGTCACATGCGCTGCACTGTATCTCTATGGGGTTTCTGTAACACCTCTTCTTGTCGGGGCTGTCATTCTCATCATCTCTGAGGCTACTATCAGATTGACTGTAGAGAAAAAAGAATATGACTAA
- a CDS encoding IDEAL domain-containing protein — MENNYSYAEFLKAVGKNSTSLQAEKLLNEIYLDLFLKHIHREQTKSRFMGLIDLALDSRDESAFLLYSKRLGKLEEND, encoded by the coding sequence ATGGAGAACAATTATTCATATGCCGAGTTTTTAAAAGCTGTAGGGAAAAACAGTACTTCGCTCCAAGCGGAAAAACTGCTGAATGAAATTTATTTAGATCTTTTTTTGAAACATATACACAGAGAGCAGACAAAGAGTAGGTTCATGGGATTGATTGACCTTGCGCTTGACAGTAGGGATGAAAGCGCATTCCTGCTGTATTCCAAAAGACTGGGGAAACTTGAAGAGAATGATTGA